The DNA region TTGACAAGAAGCTCAAGGACATCATGACAAACATCTTCAATAACTGCAGCAACACAGCTAAGGAATACGGCATGGAAGGCAACTACATGGCTGGTGCTAACATCGCAGGCTTCCTCAAGGTTGCTGAAGCTATGAAGGCTCAGGGCGTTTGCTGATTAACTGCTTAAACTTATCTTAAACAGACAATATAAACTCATAAAAAACAAAGGTACTTTCAGTTCATTCTGAGAGTACCTTGTTTTTTACTGTCTTTTATGATATAATTGATTATGTTCTTTACTATTTTTAATAAAGCAGGTTTTATAATGTACAAATTAAATATAGTTCTTTTCGAGCCGCAGATTCCGCAGAATACCGGAAACATTGCAAGGACATGTGCTGTTACAGGTGCTTCGCTTCATCTTGTTGAGCCTCTCGGCTTTCAGATAGATGACAAAAAGCTCAAGCGTGCGGGCCTTGACTACTGGGACAAGCTCGACATCACATACTATAAAAACACTGACGATTTCTTTGCAAGGAACAACGGTAATTTCTTTTTCTTTACCACCAAAGCAAAGCATAATCACAGTGATGTCTCCTACCCTGAGGA from Ruminococcus sp. HUN007 includes:
- a CDS encoding tRNA (cytidine(34)-2'-O)-methyltransferase, with the protein product MYKLNIVLFEPQIPQNTGNIARTCAVTGASLHLVEPLGFQIDDKKLKRAGLDYWDKLDITYYKNTDDFFARNNGNFFFFTTKAKHNHSDVSYPEDNVYIIFGREDAGIDEKILYENMDKCVRIPMRDTLRSLNLSNSVAIGAYEVLRQWGYPHLSSEGKLTKY